From a single Mesorhizobium shangrilense genomic region:
- a CDS encoding Lrp/AsnC ligand binding domain-containing protein — protein sequence MSDLDRIDRMLLRLLQEDGRRTTLDLARRVGLSPTGASQRIKRLFGEGFIRAVRAVLDPARIGRGTLVFIEVRLDHTAPHVFDRFAEAVARAPEIIECHMVVGGFDYLVKARIADMAMFQDFLQRVILPLPGVRETHTYASIADVKPDALLPI from the coding sequence ATGAGCGACCTGGACCGTATCGACCGCATGCTGCTGCGCCTTCTGCAGGAGGATGGCCGCCGAACGACACTGGATCTCGCCCGCCGTGTCGGCCTGTCGCCGACGGGTGCGTCGCAGCGCATCAAGCGCCTGTTCGGTGAAGGTTTCATCCGCGCCGTGCGCGCCGTTCTCGACCCCGCCCGGATCGGCCGCGGCACGCTCGTCTTCATCGAGGTGCGGCTCGACCACACGGCGCCGCATGTCTTCGACCGTTTCGCCGAAGCGGTTGCGCGTGCCCCGGAAATCATCGAGTGCCACATGGTGGTCGGCGGCTTCGACTATCTGGTCAAGGCGCGCATCGCCGACATGGCGATGTTCCAGGACTTCCTGCAACGCGTCATCCTGCCGCTTCCCGGCGTCCGGGAAACGCACACCTACGCTTCGATCGCCGATGTGAAGCCGGATGCTTTGCTGCCGATTTGA